The following DNA comes from Amycolatopsis solani.
TCGGGTCGGCTGCCACCTGAGCACCCGCCGTTCCGCGACCAGGAAGATCGTGTTGAAGACGTAGCCGAGGATGCCCAGCAGCACCAGCCAGGACCACATGATGGGGAAGTCGAAGTCCTGCTGGGCGTTCAGCAGCGACCGGCCGATCCCGTTGTAGGCGCCGACCAGTTCGGACACGACCATCAGCAGCAGCGAGATCGACAGGCTGACCCGCAGGCCGGCGAAGATCTTCGGGGCCGCCGCCGGCAGGACGACCAGGCCGACCCAGTACCGGCGGGGCGTGCGGAACGACCGCGACGTCTCCACCTTCACCTGGTCGACCGAGCGGACGCCGTCGACCGCGTTGAGCAGCACCGGCCACACCGCGCCGAAGATGATCGACCCGATCTGCATGCCCGAGCTCAGCCCGAACAGCACCGCGAACACCGGGATCAGCGTGGGCGGCGGGATCGAACGGAAGAACGCGAACAGCGGGCCGAGGTAGTCCATCGCCGTGGCGGACCGGCCGACGAGCACGCCGACCACGACACCGACGACGGCGGCCAGTCCCCAGCCGCCGAGCATCCGGCCGAGGCTGGGGAGCACGTTGTCGAACACCGCGTCGGTGAGGAAGAGGTGCGACGCGGGGCCGGTGAACCACAACTTCGCGGCGGCGACCGCGATCTCCGTCGGCGGCGGGAAGAACTTGCTGCCGCCGGCCCGGGCGGCGAACTCCCAGAGCACCACGAGGATCGCGAAGAGCAGCCAGTTGCGGACGACGGCGGCGGCGCCGCGGGCGGCCCGGCGGCCCACCCGGCCGGAAAGAGTTGCCGCGGTCACGCGATCGCCTCCCGGTCGACGCTGCTCCAGCGGAAGAACCGCTTGCCCAGTTGTTCGAGCCCCTCGTTGATGAGGTAGCCCAGCACCCCGGCGACCACGGTACCGGCCAGCACCAGGTCGAACCGGGCCGCGCCGCTGCTGGCGATCAGGATGAAGCTGCCGAGCCCGACCTGGGAGCCGGCCAGGAACTCCACGCTCACGACGGCGATCAGCGAAATGGTCGCCGACAGCCGGACGCCGGTGAAGACGAACGGCGCGGTCTGCGGCAGCGCGACCGAAGTCAGGATGCGGAACCGGCTGGTCCCGCACGCCCGCGCGGTCTCCATCAGCACCGGGTCGATCTCGCCCATGCCGTAGATGGTGTTGAACATGATCGGCCACAGCGACGCGTACACCGCGAGGGTGATCTTCGCGTCGGGGCCGGACCCGATCACCAGCAGCACCAGCGGGACGAGCGCGGTGACCGGGATCGGGCGGAGGAATTCGACGATCGCGGCGGTGGCGGTGCGCAGCACCGGGATGCTGCCGAGCAGCAGACCGGCGGGTACGCCGATGGCGATGGCGATCGCGATGGCGATCAGCCAGGCCAGCATCGTCGCGATGATGTCGCGGATGAATTCGGGGTCGCCCAGCAGGTCGCCGACGGTGACCAGGACGACGCTCGGCGGCGGGGTGAACGTCTTGCTGACCAGATCGACCTGGACGACGACCTCCCAGAACAGGAGGAAGCCGACCAGGCCGGCCAGGCCGCGGAGCAGCTTTTTCACGTGAGGGCCTTATTTTGGTGGGGCCGGCGCAACGGACCGCCAGGTGCGATCCCGTGGTGACCTTCGCGCCGGCCGACGGCGGAACAAGGCTCTCAGCTGGTCGCCTGGGGCGCGATCATCGGCGCGGCGTCGACCTTGCTGGTGATGACGCCCATCTGCAGCAGCAGGTCGGGCACCCGCTGCAAGCGCCGGGCGTCCAACGTGGAGCCGTAGCCGGGCAGGGTGAGCAGCTTGGCCGTGTCTTCGTCGATCTTCGCGTACTTGACCAGCAGCGGTTCGACCTTCGAACGGTCGTTGATCGCGTCGCTGGTGGCCTTCTTCATGGCGCGCTGGAAGGCCGCGAGGGTCTTCGGGTTCGACTGGACCCACTTCGTCGTCGAGCCGTAGCCGGTCAGCGGGAAGTCCTGGCTGGCGCCGGTGTTGATGTCGATCACCGGCGTCGCGCCGACGGTCTTCGCCGCCTGCGAGAGCATCGGCTCCGGCATGTAGGCCGCGTCCACCTGGTTGTCCTTGAGCGCCGCCGCCATGTTCGTCAGCGGGACCAGCTGCCACTGGACGGTGCTGAAGTCGACGCCGTGGTCCTTCATGACGGACTTGGTGAGGATGTCCGAGGCGGTGTTCTTGGCCGTGATCGCGATTCGCTTGCCGGCCAGGTCGTTGACCGTCTTCACGTTCGAGGACGGCACGGTCACGATCGCGTTGCTCTTCGCGTTGACCGAGGTGCCGTCGGCGACGAGCTGGATGTCCGCGGCGTCCTTGCTCTTGGCGACGAAGAACGGCGTGTAGGTCGAGAGCGCGATGTCGGCCTCGCCGTTCATCGCCTTCTGCAT
Coding sequences within:
- a CDS encoding ABC transporter permease; amino-acid sequence: MTAATLSGRVGRRAARGAAAVVRNWLLFAILVVLWEFAARAGGSKFFPPPTEIAVAAAKLWFTGPASHLFLTDAVFDNVLPSLGRMLGGWGLAAVVGVVVGVLVGRSATAMDYLGPLFAFFRSIPPPTLIPVFAVLFGLSSGMQIGSIIFGAVWPVLLNAVDGVRSVDQVKVETSRSFRTPRRYWVGLVVLPAAAPKIFAGLRVSLSISLLLMVVSELVGAYNGIGRSLLNAQQDFDFPIMWSWLVLLGILGYVFNTIFLVAERRVLRWQPTRLGRD
- a CDS encoding ABC transporter permease, whose amino-acid sequence is MKKLLRGLAGLVGFLLFWEVVVQVDLVSKTFTPPPSVVLVTVGDLLGDPEFIRDIIATMLAWLIAIAIAIAIGVPAGLLLGSIPVLRTATAAIVEFLRPIPVTALVPLVLLVIGSGPDAKITLAVYASLWPIMFNTIYGMGEIDPVLMETARACGTSRFRILTSVALPQTAPFVFTGVRLSATISLIAVVSVEFLAGSQVGLGSFILIASSGAARFDLVLAGTVVAGVLGYLINEGLEQLGKRFFRWSSVDREAIA
- a CDS encoding ABC transporter substrate-binding protein gives rise to the protein MSSGRVRTRRAALGLALTVAAATALTGCSALGSDDSNASSNGGGLEKSKIKVSIMPTTDLAPFWLALDGGYFKSEGLDVEQIVAKSGQESMQKAMNGEADIALSTYTPFFVAKSKDAADIQLVADGTSVNAKSNAIVTVPSSNVKTVNDLAGKRIAITAKNTASDILTKSVMKDHGVDFSTVQWQLVPLTNMAAALKDNQVDAAYMPEPMLSQAAKTVGATPVIDINTGASQDFPLTGYGSTTKWVQSNPKTLAAFQRAMKKATSDAINDRSKVEPLLVKYAKIDEDTAKLLTLPGYGSTLDARRLQRVPDLLLQMGVITSKVDAAPMIAPQATS